Proteins from a single region of Pelodiscus sinensis isolate JC-2024 unplaced genomic scaffold, ASM4963464v1 ctg90, whole genome shotgun sequence:
- the SLC44A2 gene encoding choline transporter-like protein 2 isoform X4, translating into MGGEDENYYGKHGTPQKYDPSFKGPIYDRSCTDIICCILLVLAILGYIVVGCIAWAHGDPRKIIHPTNSQGEFCGQPGTSNEKKPFLFYFNIVKCASPLVLLEFQCPTTQICVSKCPDRYLTYRAAKKGSKEELEYYTQFCVPGFNNLHMSPVDVVKNKECPAMLTPSKPLAHRCLPAISTRKGVVMVGNVTSFSDEQGLKKNVTELVEGTKKVNVVLEARQVAVKIFEDYTASWHWIMLGLVLAMVFSLIFVVLLRFLAGVMIWVMIVLVILVLGYGIVHCYLEYAQLRGQSGSEVSLMELGLQPDFRLYLHLKQTWLAFMIILCIVEVIIILLLIFLRKRILIAIALLKEASRAVGHIMMSLLFPLCTFFLVSLCIAYWASTAVFLSTSSEAIYKVFNESECAFAGQTCTPQTFNTSEITKQCPQARCLFAFYGGETAYHKFLIAFQFYNLFMFFWLANFVIALGQVTLAGAFASYYWAFKKPEDMPAFPLFSSFGRALRYHTGSLAFGSLILAIIQIIRVILEYLDHRLKAADNKFAKFLLTCLKCCFWCLEKFIKFLNRNAYIMIAIYGTNFCTSARNAFSLLMRNIIRVAVLDKVTDFLLFLGKLLIVGSVGILAFFFFTRRIQPVQDTAPPLNYYWVPIMTVIVGSYLIAHGFFSVYAMCVDTLFLCFLEDLERNDGSTEKPYFMSTNLKKLLKKTNKGQGDA; encoded by the exons ATGGGGGGAGAGGACGAGAACTACTACGGCAAACACG GGACGCCGCAGAAATACGATCCGTCGTTCAAAGGTCCCATCTATGACCG gaGCTGCACCGACATCATCTGCTGTATCCTGCTCGTCCTCGCCATCCTGGGCTACATCGTGGTGGGCTGCATAG caTGGGCGCACGGCGATCCCCGGAAGATAATCCACCCCACGAACAGCCAAGGGGAGTTCTGTGGCCAGCCTGGAACTTCCAATGA GAAGAAGCCTTTCCTGTTCTACTTCAACATCGTGAAGTGCGCCAGCCCCCTGGTGCTGCTGGAGTTCCAGTGCCCGACCACGCAG ATCTGTGTGAGTAAATGCCCAGACCGGTACCTCACCTACCGAGCTGCCAAGAAAGGCTCCAAGGAAGAGCTGGAGTACTACACCCAGTTCTGCGTGCCGGGATTTAACAACCTGCACATG aGCCCCGTTGACGTGGTGAAGAATAAAGAGTGTCCGGCCATGCTCACGCCCAGCAAACCTT TGGCCCACAGGTGCCTCCCGGCGATCAGCACCCGGAAGGGGGTCGTCATGGTTGGGAACGTGACCTCCTTTAGTGACGAACAGGGATTAAAAAAGAACGTGacggagctggtggaggggaccaA AAAAGTAAATGTGGTTCTGGAAGCAAGACAAGTGGCCGTGAAGATCTTTGAGGATTACACCGCTTCCTGGCACTGGATAATGCT AGGCCTGGTGCTCGCCATGGTGTTCAGCCTCATCTTCGTCGTGCTGCTCCGCTTCCTCGCAGGGGTCATGATCTGGGTGATGATCGTGCTGGTGATCTTGGTGCTCGGCTACG GCATCGTGCACTGCTACTTGGAATATGCCCAACTGAGAGGACAATCCGGCTCCGAGGTCTCCCTGatggagctggggctccagccggACTTCCGCCTCTATCTCCACCTGAAGCAAACGTGGCTGGCCTTCA TGATTATCCTGTGCATCGTGGAAGTGATCATCATCCTCCTGCTGATCTTCCTCCGCAAGCGCATCCTCATTGCCATCGCACTCCTCAAGGAAGCCAGCAG GGCTGTCGGTCATATTATGATGTCGCTGCTGTTTCCTCTGTGCACCTTCTTCCTGGTGAGCCTTTGCATTGCTTACTGGGCCAGCACCGCTGT TTTCTTATCTACCTCTAGTGAGGCCATCTACAAGGTGTTTAACGAGTCCGAGTGCGCGTTCGCTGGGCAGACCTGCACACCACAG ACATTCAACACGTCCGAAATCACTAAGCAGTGCCCACAGGCCCGCTGCCTCTTTGCTTTCTACGGAGGGGAGACAGCCTACCACAAATTCCTCATCGCCTTCCAGTTCTATAACCTTTTCATGTTCTTCTGGCTGGCCAACTTTGTGATTGCACTGGGTCAGGTCACGCTCGCTGGAGCCTTTGCTTCCTACTACTGGGCCTTCAAGAAACCTGAGGACATGCCAGctttccctctcttctcctccttcggCCGGGCGCTTAG GTATCACACTGGTTCGTTGGCCTTCGGCTCTCTGATTCTCGCTATCATCCAAATCATCAGGGTCATTCTGGAGTATCTGGATCACAGGCTGAAAG CTGCAGACAATAAGTTTGCCAAGTTCCTGCTGACCTGTCTCAAGTGCTGCTTCTGGTGCCTGGAAAAGTTTATCAAGTTCTTGAACAGGAACGCATACATCATG ATTGCCATTTACGGCACCAACTTCTGCACCTCTGCCAGGAACGCGTTCTCCCTGCTCATGAGGAACATCATCAG GGTGGCTGTTCTAGATAAAGTCACAGATTTTCTGCTCTTCCTGGGTAAACTCCTCATTGTGGGAAGTGTTG GGATCCTCGCCTTTTTCTTCTTCACTCGCCGGATACAGCCGGTTCAGGACACGGCACCTCCTCTCAATTACTACTGGGTGCCTATTATG ACTGTGATCGTGGGCTCCTATCTCATCGCGCACGGGTTCTTCAGTGTCTACGCCATGTGTGTGGATACCCTCTTCCTCTGCTTCT TGGAAGACCTGGAGCGTAACGATGGGTCCACCGAAAAGCCTTATTTCATGTCGACGAatttgaaaaaacttctgaagAAGACCAACAAAGGTCAAGGGGATGCATAG
- the SLC44A2 gene encoding choline transporter-like protein 2 isoform X3 codes for MGELGRKEANGAYGTPQKYDPSFKGPIYDRSCTDIICCILLVLAILGYIVVGCIAWAHGDPRKIIHPTNSQGEFCGQPGTSNEKKPFLFYFNIVKCASPLVLLEFQCPTTQICVSKCPDRYLTYRAAKKGSKEELEYYTQFCVPGFNNLHMSPVDVVKNKECPAMLTPSKPLAHRCLPAISTRKGVVMVGNVTSFSDEQGLKKNVTELVEGTKKVNVVLEARQVAVKIFEDYTASWHWIMLGLVLAMVFSLIFVVLLRFLAGVMIWVMIVLVILVLGYGIVHCYLEYAQLRGQSGSEVSLMELGLQPDFRLYLHLKQTWLAFMIILCIVEVIIILLLIFLRKRILIAIALLKEASRAVGHIMMSLLFPLCTFFLVSLCIAYWASTAVFLSTSSEAIYKVFNESECAFAGQTCTPQTFNTSEITKQCPQARCLFAFYGGETAYHKFLIAFQFYNLFMFFWLANFVIALGQVTLAGAFASYYWAFKKPEDMPAFPLFSSFGRALRYHTGSLAFGSLILAIIQIIRVILEYLDHRLKAADNKFAKFLLTCLKCCFWCLEKFIKFLNRNAYIMIAIYGTNFCTSARNAFSLLMRNIIRVAVLDKVTDFLLFLGKLLIVGSVGILAFFFFTRRIQPVQDTAPPLNYYWVPIMTVIVGSYLIAHGFFSVYAMCVDTLFLCFLEDLERNDGSTEKPYFMSTNLKKLLKKTNKGQGDA; via the exons GGACGCCGCAGAAATACGATCCGTCGTTCAAAGGTCCCATCTATGACCG gaGCTGCACCGACATCATCTGCTGTATCCTGCTCGTCCTCGCCATCCTGGGCTACATCGTGGTGGGCTGCATAG caTGGGCGCACGGCGATCCCCGGAAGATAATCCACCCCACGAACAGCCAAGGGGAGTTCTGTGGCCAGCCTGGAACTTCCAATGA GAAGAAGCCTTTCCTGTTCTACTTCAACATCGTGAAGTGCGCCAGCCCCCTGGTGCTGCTGGAGTTCCAGTGCCCGACCACGCAG ATCTGTGTGAGTAAATGCCCAGACCGGTACCTCACCTACCGAGCTGCCAAGAAAGGCTCCAAGGAAGAGCTGGAGTACTACACCCAGTTCTGCGTGCCGGGATTTAACAACCTGCACATG aGCCCCGTTGACGTGGTGAAGAATAAAGAGTGTCCGGCCATGCTCACGCCCAGCAAACCTT TGGCCCACAGGTGCCTCCCGGCGATCAGCACCCGGAAGGGGGTCGTCATGGTTGGGAACGTGACCTCCTTTAGTGACGAACAGGGATTAAAAAAGAACGTGacggagctggtggaggggaccaA AAAAGTAAATGTGGTTCTGGAAGCAAGACAAGTGGCCGTGAAGATCTTTGAGGATTACACCGCTTCCTGGCACTGGATAATGCT AGGCCTGGTGCTCGCCATGGTGTTCAGCCTCATCTTCGTCGTGCTGCTCCGCTTCCTCGCAGGGGTCATGATCTGGGTGATGATCGTGCTGGTGATCTTGGTGCTCGGCTACG GCATCGTGCACTGCTACTTGGAATATGCCCAACTGAGAGGACAATCCGGCTCCGAGGTCTCCCTGatggagctggggctccagccggACTTCCGCCTCTATCTCCACCTGAAGCAAACGTGGCTGGCCTTCA TGATTATCCTGTGCATCGTGGAAGTGATCATCATCCTCCTGCTGATCTTCCTCCGCAAGCGCATCCTCATTGCCATCGCACTCCTCAAGGAAGCCAGCAG GGCTGTCGGTCATATTATGATGTCGCTGCTGTTTCCTCTGTGCACCTTCTTCCTGGTGAGCCTTTGCATTGCTTACTGGGCCAGCACCGCTGT TTTCTTATCTACCTCTAGTGAGGCCATCTACAAGGTGTTTAACGAGTCCGAGTGCGCGTTCGCTGGGCAGACCTGCACACCACAG ACATTCAACACGTCCGAAATCACTAAGCAGTGCCCACAGGCCCGCTGCCTCTTTGCTTTCTACGGAGGGGAGACAGCCTACCACAAATTCCTCATCGCCTTCCAGTTCTATAACCTTTTCATGTTCTTCTGGCTGGCCAACTTTGTGATTGCACTGGGTCAGGTCACGCTCGCTGGAGCCTTTGCTTCCTACTACTGGGCCTTCAAGAAACCTGAGGACATGCCAGctttccctctcttctcctccttcggCCGGGCGCTTAG GTATCACACTGGTTCGTTGGCCTTCGGCTCTCTGATTCTCGCTATCATCCAAATCATCAGGGTCATTCTGGAGTATCTGGATCACAGGCTGAAAG CTGCAGACAATAAGTTTGCCAAGTTCCTGCTGACCTGTCTCAAGTGCTGCTTCTGGTGCCTGGAAAAGTTTATCAAGTTCTTGAACAGGAACGCATACATCATG ATTGCCATTTACGGCACCAACTTCTGCACCTCTGCCAGGAACGCGTTCTCCCTGCTCATGAGGAACATCATCAG GGTGGCTGTTCTAGATAAAGTCACAGATTTTCTGCTCTTCCTGGGTAAACTCCTCATTGTGGGAAGTGTTG GGATCCTCGCCTTTTTCTTCTTCACTCGCCGGATACAGCCGGTTCAGGACACGGCACCTCCTCTCAATTACTACTGGGTGCCTATTATG ACTGTGATCGTGGGCTCCTATCTCATCGCGCACGGGTTCTTCAGTGTCTACGCCATGTGTGTGGATACCCTCTTCCTCTGCTTCT TGGAAGACCTGGAGCGTAACGATGGGTCCACCGAAAAGCCTTATTTCATGTCGACGAatttgaaaaaacttctgaagAAGACCAACAAAGGTCAAGGGGATGCATAG
- the SLC44A2 gene encoding choline transporter-like protein 2 isoform X1, with amino-acid sequence MGELGRKEANGAYGTPQKYDPSFKGPIYDRSCTDIICCILLVLAILGYIVVGCIAWAHGDPRKIIHPTNSQGEFCGQPGTSNEKKPFLFYFNIVKCASPLVLLEFQCPTTQICVSKCPDRYLTYRAAKKGSKEELEYYTQFCVPGFNNLHMSPVDVVKNKECPAMLTPSKPLAHRCLPAISTRKGVVMVGNVTSFSDEQGLKKNVTELVEGTKKVNVVLEARQVAVKIFEDYTASWHWIMLGLVLAMVFSLIFVVLLRFLAGVMIWVMIVLVILVLGYGIVHCYLEYAQLRGQSGSEVSLMELGLQPDFRLYLHLKQTWLAFMIILCIVEVIIILLLIFLRKRILIAIALLKEASRAVGHIMMSLLFPLCTFFLVSLCIAYWASTAVFLSTSSEAIYKVFNESECAFAGQTCTPQTFNTSEITKQCPQARCLFAFYGGETAYHKFLIAFQFYNLFMFFWLANFVIALGQVTLAGAFASYYWAFKKPEDMPAFPLFSSFGRALRYHTGSLAFGSLILAIIQIIRVILEYLDHRLKAADNKFAKFLLTCLKCCFWCLEKFIKFLNRNAYIMIAIYGTNFCTSARNAFSLLMRNIIRVAVLDKVTDFLLFLGKLLIVGSVGILAFFFFTRRIQPVQDTAPPLNYYWVPIMTVIVGSYLIAHGFFSVYAMCVDTLFLCFCEDLERNDGSPERPYYMSPELSEILLKGSLESPKSADSQG; translated from the exons GGACGCCGCAGAAATACGATCCGTCGTTCAAAGGTCCCATCTATGACCG gaGCTGCACCGACATCATCTGCTGTATCCTGCTCGTCCTCGCCATCCTGGGCTACATCGTGGTGGGCTGCATAG caTGGGCGCACGGCGATCCCCGGAAGATAATCCACCCCACGAACAGCCAAGGGGAGTTCTGTGGCCAGCCTGGAACTTCCAATGA GAAGAAGCCTTTCCTGTTCTACTTCAACATCGTGAAGTGCGCCAGCCCCCTGGTGCTGCTGGAGTTCCAGTGCCCGACCACGCAG ATCTGTGTGAGTAAATGCCCAGACCGGTACCTCACCTACCGAGCTGCCAAGAAAGGCTCCAAGGAAGAGCTGGAGTACTACACCCAGTTCTGCGTGCCGGGATTTAACAACCTGCACATG aGCCCCGTTGACGTGGTGAAGAATAAAGAGTGTCCGGCCATGCTCACGCCCAGCAAACCTT TGGCCCACAGGTGCCTCCCGGCGATCAGCACCCGGAAGGGGGTCGTCATGGTTGGGAACGTGACCTCCTTTAGTGACGAACAGGGATTAAAAAAGAACGTGacggagctggtggaggggaccaA AAAAGTAAATGTGGTTCTGGAAGCAAGACAAGTGGCCGTGAAGATCTTTGAGGATTACACCGCTTCCTGGCACTGGATAATGCT AGGCCTGGTGCTCGCCATGGTGTTCAGCCTCATCTTCGTCGTGCTGCTCCGCTTCCTCGCAGGGGTCATGATCTGGGTGATGATCGTGCTGGTGATCTTGGTGCTCGGCTACG GCATCGTGCACTGCTACTTGGAATATGCCCAACTGAGAGGACAATCCGGCTCCGAGGTCTCCCTGatggagctggggctccagccggACTTCCGCCTCTATCTCCACCTGAAGCAAACGTGGCTGGCCTTCA TGATTATCCTGTGCATCGTGGAAGTGATCATCATCCTCCTGCTGATCTTCCTCCGCAAGCGCATCCTCATTGCCATCGCACTCCTCAAGGAAGCCAGCAG GGCTGTCGGTCATATTATGATGTCGCTGCTGTTTCCTCTGTGCACCTTCTTCCTGGTGAGCCTTTGCATTGCTTACTGGGCCAGCACCGCTGT TTTCTTATCTACCTCTAGTGAGGCCATCTACAAGGTGTTTAACGAGTCCGAGTGCGCGTTCGCTGGGCAGACCTGCACACCACAG ACATTCAACACGTCCGAAATCACTAAGCAGTGCCCACAGGCCCGCTGCCTCTTTGCTTTCTACGGAGGGGAGACAGCCTACCACAAATTCCTCATCGCCTTCCAGTTCTATAACCTTTTCATGTTCTTCTGGCTGGCCAACTTTGTGATTGCACTGGGTCAGGTCACGCTCGCTGGAGCCTTTGCTTCCTACTACTGGGCCTTCAAGAAACCTGAGGACATGCCAGctttccctctcttctcctccttcggCCGGGCGCTTAG GTATCACACTGGTTCGTTGGCCTTCGGCTCTCTGATTCTCGCTATCATCCAAATCATCAGGGTCATTCTGGAGTATCTGGATCACAGGCTGAAAG CTGCAGACAATAAGTTTGCCAAGTTCCTGCTGACCTGTCTCAAGTGCTGCTTCTGGTGCCTGGAAAAGTTTATCAAGTTCTTGAACAGGAACGCATACATCATG ATTGCCATTTACGGCACCAACTTCTGCACCTCTGCCAGGAACGCGTTCTCCCTGCTCATGAGGAACATCATCAG GGTGGCTGTTCTAGATAAAGTCACAGATTTTCTGCTCTTCCTGGGTAAACTCCTCATTGTGGGAAGTGTTG GGATCCTCGCCTTTTTCTTCTTCACTCGCCGGATACAGCCGGTTCAGGACACGGCACCTCCTCTCAATTACTACTGGGTGCCTATTATG ACTGTGATCGTGGGCTCCTATCTCATCGCGCACGGGTTCTTCAGTGTCTACGCCATGTGTGTGGATACCCTCTTCCTCTGCTTCT GTGAAGACCTGGAGAGGAATGATGGATCGCCTGAGCGACCTTACTACATGTCCCCCGAGCTGAGTGAAATCCTGCTGAAGGGGAGCTTAGAATCGCCCAAAAGTGCTGATAGCCAAGGATAG
- the SLC44A2 gene encoding choline transporter-like protein 2 isoform X2 produces the protein MGGEDENYYGKHGTPQKYDPSFKGPIYDRSCTDIICCILLVLAILGYIVVGCIAWAHGDPRKIIHPTNSQGEFCGQPGTSNEKKPFLFYFNIVKCASPLVLLEFQCPTTQICVSKCPDRYLTYRAAKKGSKEELEYYTQFCVPGFNNLHMSPVDVVKNKECPAMLTPSKPLAHRCLPAISTRKGVVMVGNVTSFSDEQGLKKNVTELVEGTKKVNVVLEARQVAVKIFEDYTASWHWIMLGLVLAMVFSLIFVVLLRFLAGVMIWVMIVLVILVLGYGIVHCYLEYAQLRGQSGSEVSLMELGLQPDFRLYLHLKQTWLAFMIILCIVEVIIILLLIFLRKRILIAIALLKEASRAVGHIMMSLLFPLCTFFLVSLCIAYWASTAVFLSTSSEAIYKVFNESECAFAGQTCTPQTFNTSEITKQCPQARCLFAFYGGETAYHKFLIAFQFYNLFMFFWLANFVIALGQVTLAGAFASYYWAFKKPEDMPAFPLFSSFGRALRYHTGSLAFGSLILAIIQIIRVILEYLDHRLKAADNKFAKFLLTCLKCCFWCLEKFIKFLNRNAYIMIAIYGTNFCTSARNAFSLLMRNIIRVAVLDKVTDFLLFLGKLLIVGSVGILAFFFFTRRIQPVQDTAPPLNYYWVPIMTVIVGSYLIAHGFFSVYAMCVDTLFLCFCEDLERNDGSPERPYYMSPELSEILLKGSLESPKSADSQG, from the exons ATGGGGGGAGAGGACGAGAACTACTACGGCAAACACG GGACGCCGCAGAAATACGATCCGTCGTTCAAAGGTCCCATCTATGACCG gaGCTGCACCGACATCATCTGCTGTATCCTGCTCGTCCTCGCCATCCTGGGCTACATCGTGGTGGGCTGCATAG caTGGGCGCACGGCGATCCCCGGAAGATAATCCACCCCACGAACAGCCAAGGGGAGTTCTGTGGCCAGCCTGGAACTTCCAATGA GAAGAAGCCTTTCCTGTTCTACTTCAACATCGTGAAGTGCGCCAGCCCCCTGGTGCTGCTGGAGTTCCAGTGCCCGACCACGCAG ATCTGTGTGAGTAAATGCCCAGACCGGTACCTCACCTACCGAGCTGCCAAGAAAGGCTCCAAGGAAGAGCTGGAGTACTACACCCAGTTCTGCGTGCCGGGATTTAACAACCTGCACATG aGCCCCGTTGACGTGGTGAAGAATAAAGAGTGTCCGGCCATGCTCACGCCCAGCAAACCTT TGGCCCACAGGTGCCTCCCGGCGATCAGCACCCGGAAGGGGGTCGTCATGGTTGGGAACGTGACCTCCTTTAGTGACGAACAGGGATTAAAAAAGAACGTGacggagctggtggaggggaccaA AAAAGTAAATGTGGTTCTGGAAGCAAGACAAGTGGCCGTGAAGATCTTTGAGGATTACACCGCTTCCTGGCACTGGATAATGCT AGGCCTGGTGCTCGCCATGGTGTTCAGCCTCATCTTCGTCGTGCTGCTCCGCTTCCTCGCAGGGGTCATGATCTGGGTGATGATCGTGCTGGTGATCTTGGTGCTCGGCTACG GCATCGTGCACTGCTACTTGGAATATGCCCAACTGAGAGGACAATCCGGCTCCGAGGTCTCCCTGatggagctggggctccagccggACTTCCGCCTCTATCTCCACCTGAAGCAAACGTGGCTGGCCTTCA TGATTATCCTGTGCATCGTGGAAGTGATCATCATCCTCCTGCTGATCTTCCTCCGCAAGCGCATCCTCATTGCCATCGCACTCCTCAAGGAAGCCAGCAG GGCTGTCGGTCATATTATGATGTCGCTGCTGTTTCCTCTGTGCACCTTCTTCCTGGTGAGCCTTTGCATTGCTTACTGGGCCAGCACCGCTGT TTTCTTATCTACCTCTAGTGAGGCCATCTACAAGGTGTTTAACGAGTCCGAGTGCGCGTTCGCTGGGCAGACCTGCACACCACAG ACATTCAACACGTCCGAAATCACTAAGCAGTGCCCACAGGCCCGCTGCCTCTTTGCTTTCTACGGAGGGGAGACAGCCTACCACAAATTCCTCATCGCCTTCCAGTTCTATAACCTTTTCATGTTCTTCTGGCTGGCCAACTTTGTGATTGCACTGGGTCAGGTCACGCTCGCTGGAGCCTTTGCTTCCTACTACTGGGCCTTCAAGAAACCTGAGGACATGCCAGctttccctctcttctcctccttcggCCGGGCGCTTAG GTATCACACTGGTTCGTTGGCCTTCGGCTCTCTGATTCTCGCTATCATCCAAATCATCAGGGTCATTCTGGAGTATCTGGATCACAGGCTGAAAG CTGCAGACAATAAGTTTGCCAAGTTCCTGCTGACCTGTCTCAAGTGCTGCTTCTGGTGCCTGGAAAAGTTTATCAAGTTCTTGAACAGGAACGCATACATCATG ATTGCCATTTACGGCACCAACTTCTGCACCTCTGCCAGGAACGCGTTCTCCCTGCTCATGAGGAACATCATCAG GGTGGCTGTTCTAGATAAAGTCACAGATTTTCTGCTCTTCCTGGGTAAACTCCTCATTGTGGGAAGTGTTG GGATCCTCGCCTTTTTCTTCTTCACTCGCCGGATACAGCCGGTTCAGGACACGGCACCTCCTCTCAATTACTACTGGGTGCCTATTATG ACTGTGATCGTGGGCTCCTATCTCATCGCGCACGGGTTCTTCAGTGTCTACGCCATGTGTGTGGATACCCTCTTCCTCTGCTTCT GTGAAGACCTGGAGAGGAATGATGGATCGCCTGAGCGACCTTACTACATGTCCCCCGAGCTGAGTGAAATCCTGCTGAAGGGGAGCTTAGAATCGCCCAAAAGTGCTGATAGCCAAGGATAG